The following DNA comes from Paenibacillus crassostreae.
CAGGAAATGGCCCTCTTAGCGGATAATCAACTACGATATAACTCCTATATATCAGTGTTGAATGAAAAAATAAAAATGATGCGTACAGCAGTCCAAGGGAGCTAATAGACAATGACCATAAGTAACAGTTTTGGGATTAGTGCATCAGCCTTATCTGCTCAAAGACTTCGAATGGATGTTATTTCTTCTAATATTGCTAATGCTGAAACGACAAGAGCGAGTGTGGTTAATGGGGAAGCTGTTCCATATCGTCGGAAAATGGTTGTCCTCACACCTAATGAAACTAGCTTTTCCGATCACCTTCAGTCACAAATGGGTAATCAATCAGCTAAAGGTATTGGAACAGGTGTTAGAGTGAAATCTATTCAAGAAGATAGTACGGAATTAAAACCGGTATATAATCCTACTCATCCTGATGCGAATGCTGAGGGGTATGTTTTAATGCCAAATGTTGATATTGCAAAAGAGATGGTTGATATGATATCTGCCTCACGCTCTTATGAAGCAAACCTTACTGCTCTAAACGCGTCTAAATCAATGTTAATGAAGGCATTAGAAATAGGTAAATAATTCGATTGAATAATATGATGTCTAGAAGAGGGAGGGAATACGATGATTCAAAATACTATGTTTAACTCACAAGTTATTAAACCAATTCAAATACAGAACAATACTATGCAAGTCTCCTCCACACCAGCAGAATCGCTTAGTGATTTCGGATCATATTTAGAAGATGCAATTCAAAAAGTAGCTGATCAAGAAACAGCATCCAATGTAATGAGTGAAAAACTATTACTTGGTGAAGTGAATGTTGATGAAGTTATGGTTACTGCTGAACAAGCTTTATTAAGTTTGCAACTTACAGCACAAGTTCGAAATAAAGTAATAGAGGCGTATCAAGAGATCATGCGAATACAAATATAGAGGAATCTAGCTAAGCTTCGGGTGGGGTGAAAATGTGAACGAGAGAATTGTCCAATATAAGGATAAAGTTGTCCGATATTGGAATCAGTTTAGTAAAAATCAAAAGATAATTTTTGTATCTACATTATCTATTATAGTTATTGTCATTGTTATTTTAACAATGATGTTCTCCAAAACAGAATATGAAGTGGCTTTTAAAGATTTGAATTCAACTGATGCTGCGGGGATAATGACCTATTTAGATGATAATAGTATCCCTTATAAATTAAGTCCTGATGGGGGTAGTATTTCTGTTCCAAGTACTCAAGCGGCCCGTGCAAAAGTTGATATAGGGTCACAAGGGATTGTTGAGAATGGATCTATCGGTTATAAAATATTTGAACAGGGTTCTTCTGTTATTGGTATGACTGATAGTGAGTTCGGTGTTAAATATAACAATGCTTTAAACGGAGAAGTAGAACAATTACTGAAAAGTATGAATGGTATACGTGATGCTAAAGTATTAATCAATTTACCAGAGAAAAGTGTCTTTGCTAGCAATGGTGATCAGGATAAGGCTTCTGCCTCTGCAGTGTTAATTTTTAATGCTGGATTTAAACCTAATCAAGAAGCTATTGATGGTTATTATAATCTGATGAAGACAGCTATTCCGAATCTTCCAATTGAGAATATTACAATTTCAAATGATGAAATTGAACTAGTATCAACAGCGAAGGGCGGAGAAGGGGTTCTATCAACAGCATTAGAGGCTAACTATGCACTACAAAAACGATTTGAGAATGATGTTCGTCAGAATGTTAAACAATTTCTAACACAATTTATGGGTGAAGATAAAGTAGAGGTTCTAGTCGTGTCTAAACTAAACTTCGACAAAATCCAAAGCCAAGAAAATCTAGTTACCCCAGTAAATGAAGAAGATATGAAAGGCATAGAAATTAGTGTTCAGAACATATCAAATAATTACTCGGGTACTACTGCACCTGATAGTGGTGTTGCAGGTGTGGGTCAAGAAGAAATACCTGGATATCCAAGTGACACTTCAACGGGTAATACAACTTCGGAGGAATTGTCTGAAACCGTGAACTATGAGGTTAATAGAATCGCTAGGGAAATAATATCAAGTCCTTATTCTGTAAAAGATTTAACTATTAATGTCGCTGTAGAACCACCGGATGGGCAAGAAAATCTGGATGCGGCGACAATCACAGCGATACAAACTATTTTGAAAAATATTGTAAGAGCATCTGTAGCAGATTCTGGTATTACATATACAAACGACGAATTGGACCAAAAAGTTTCGGTTTACTCTCAAACTTTTAATAGCGGTGAAGATGTGAGCACGGGAATTAAACTATCAAATGGCGCTCTGTGGGCGATTGGATTGGTTGTTCTTGTCTTATTAGGGCTTGTAGGGTTCTTAATCTACAAACGTCGTAAACAAAAGGATGAATTTGAAGAAGATGTTCCACTTCAAGTGCCTACGGAATTCCCTTCCATTAACTTGGAAAGCATGACTAATGAAAGTCAAGTGCGTAAACAGCTCGAAACTCTGGCGAAAAAGAAACCAGACGAATTCGTCAACTTACTGCGTACATGGCTGGCTGACGAATAGAGGTGAGTGTATTGGCAAAGTCAACATCAATAAGTCAAGGTTTGAGTGGACGTCAGAAAGCGGCGATCCTGCTCATTACCTTGGGTCCTGAGGTTTCTGCACAAATATTCAAACATCTACGCGATGAAGAGATTGAACAATTAACTCTTGAAATTGCCAATGTACGAACAGTAGATAGTACAGATAAAGATACGATAATGGCGGAATTTCACCAGATTTGCCTTGCACAAGAGTATATCTCTCAGGGCGGTATAAATTACGCTCGAGAAATTCTTGAAAAGGCACTTGGATCAAGTAAAGCGTTAGAAGTGATTAGTCGATTGACAGCTACCCTTCAAGTTCGTCCATTCGATTTTGCAAGAAAAGCTGATCCAAGTCAGATTTTGAATTTTCTACAGAATGAAAACTCACAAACCATAGCTTTAGTTCTATCGTATTTACAGTTCGATCAAGCTGCTGCAATACTATCTTCTTTACCACAAGAGAAACAAGCAGATGTAGCGCGAAGAATAGCGGTGATGGACAGTACTTCACCTGAGGTTCTATATCAGGTTGAGAGAGTTCTGGAACAGAAGCTTTCATCAACAGTAACGCAAGATTATACGAACGCCGGTGGACTTGAGTCTATCGTTCAAATTCTAAATGGGGTTGACCGAGGTACTGAGCGAACCATTCTAGATTCACTAGAAATTCAAGATCCTGAATTGGCAGAAGATATCAAGAAACGTATGTTTGTATTTGAAGATATTGTTAATATCGACAATAGATCAATTCAACGGATCATTCGAGATATTGAGAACGCAGATCTGCAACTTGCGCTCAAAGTGGCTAGTGAAGAAGTACGCGACGTCGTATTTAGAAATATGTCGAAACGGATGTCTGAATCATTTAAAGAAGAAATGGAATTCATGGGACCTGTTCGGTTACGCGATGTTGAAGAAGCGCAGACTCGTATCGTAGGTACCATTCGTAGATTGGAAGAAGCCGGTGAGATTATCATAGCGCGTGGCGGAGGAGATGACATCATTGTCTAATTTGATTAAGCATTCCCAGTATAGACCAGTGGAAGTGCTGAAGGAATTGGATTTGTCTAAACGTTACAACTCCTTGGAAGAAGAAGTTACCATTGAAGAAAATGTTGAAGAAGAACAAGAGATAATTATACAGATTGATGAAGAAGCAGAGCGGCTTAAGAATGAAATGCTTCAGGATGCTAAGGAATTTGCGGAACAGCAAATTCGAGAGTCTTCCATTGAATCTGAAAGAATCTTGGCAGAAGCTACTGAACAGATTGATCAATGGTGGGTAGAACGTCGTGATCAAGATGAACATTTGATTGAAGCAATCAAATCTGAAGGTTTTGAGCAAGGATTCAGCGAGGGTCGGATCAAAGCGGAGGAAGAATTACAGCTGAAGATTGAGGAAATGATGGTTGAGGCACAGACAGTGCTGGAAGAAGCATATCGTGTGAAAAGTCAAATTATCCAAGAAGCAGAACCCTTCCTAGTAGAGTTAAGTACAGCAATCGCAGAAAAAGTCATCGACAAGCAGTTATCTATAGAGAGTAATTATATGATTGATTTAATCAAAAAGAATTTATTGAGAAAGAGAGAACAAGGGGTTATTACTTTATGTGTGGCTCCTGTTCACTTCGAATTTATTCAAGCTGCTCGAGAAGAACTTGTTCTTGCTATTGATTCACAAGCAGAACTCAAGATTATACCAGATGCAACTGTGTTGGATGGTGGTTGTGTAATCCGATCATCGTTCGGAAGTATTGATGCACGAATTGATACACAGCTAGTTGAGATCAAGAAAGAGCTGATCCGAATAGCACTAGATCATGAAGATCGGAGAGATCAAGATGAAAGTGCTTGATAGTCAGAGATATATGGATCAGCTTGACCAGTTAGATCCCGTAAGAGTCAATGGGAAAGTAACTAAAGTAATTGGCTTGATGGTTGAATCTGAAGGTCCTGATGCAAATATTGGCGATGTCTGCTTAATCTATCCGAGTAATGTTTCAAAACCTCTTCAAGCAGAGGTTGTCGGCTTCCGTGATAATAAGGTGCTGTTAATGCCACTAGGGGAGCTTCAGTCGATTGGTCCTGGATGTGATGTGGTAGGAACAGGGAAACCTCTAAGTGTGCAAGTAGGATCTGAATTACTTGGTAAAGTACTGGATGGTTTAGGCCAACCTTTGGATGGATCTTTGATTCCGACTAGAATGGCATTCAGTTCTACATTTAGACCACCATCCAATCCCTTGAATCGTCCGCGGGTACTAGAACCGATTAGTATTGGCGTTAGAGCTATTGATGGATTGTTATCCATCGGTAAAGGTCAACGGGTTGGGATATTTGCAGGTTCAGGTGTAGGTAAAAGTACACTTATGGGAATGATTGCTCGTAATACTTCTGCTGATGTAAATGTCATTGCACTTATTGGGGAACGTGGTCGTGAAGTATTAGATTTCATCGAACGTGATTTAGGACCAGAAGGATTGAAGCGATCTGTTGTCATTGTGGCGACCTCGGATCAACCTGCATTAATCCGAATCAAAGGGGCACTGATTGCAACGACAATTGCAGAGTATTTCCGTGATCGTGGAATGAATGTGATGCTAATGATGGATTCTGTTACTCGGTATGCTATGGCACAACGTGAAGTGGGGTTAGCAATTGGCGAACCGCCTGCTATGAGAGGGTATACGCCATCTGTATTCGCTAATCTACCGAAATTACTTGAAAGAGCAGGAACGGGACCTACGGGTTCGATAACAGCCTTCTATACAGTGCTTGTAGATGGGGACGATATGAACGAACCTATTGCAGATGCCGTACGAGGTATCCTTGATGGACATATCGTGTTAAATAGGAATATTGCTAATAAGGGGCATTTTCCTGCAATTGATATTCTGGCGAGTATTAGTCGTGTCATGAAGGACATCTCATCAGAAGATCATATTGATGCAGCTGAGAACTTAAAACGATTGCTGGCTGTTTATACTGACTCTGAGGATTTGATTAATATTGGTGCATATCATCGTGGATCCAATGAAAGTATTGATGAATCTATTGATTTCATTCAGAATATTTGGGATTTCAGTAGACAAAAGGTTGATGAGAAAGTGACTTTTGCAGATGTGAAAGAACGATTGATTGCTGAATTCTCAAGGAGATGAATGATTTAGTATGATATTTAACTATACATTTCAAAATATAGTGAATCTGAAAGGGAATGAGAGAACTCAAGCAGAATGGATGCTTTCTAGTGCTCTTGTGAAGCTTCAAGAAGAAGAACAAACATTAATAGAACTTGAAAAGTTTCGAAATGACACAACGGAACAGTTGCTATTAAAAATTGAGAATTCAGCTTCTATTGTGAAAATTCAAGAACTACAAACGTACTTAGAATATCTGGAGCAATGTATTGTCAGGAAAAACTCGGATGTGCGAAAAGCTAATGTAGCGGTTAGGAAAAGTCAAAATCATCTATCAGATAAGATGTTAGATGAAAAAGTATGGTTGAAATCACGTGATAAAGCAAAAGACAAATTTCAACATGAGACACTCCTCCGGGAACAGAACGAACTTGATGAAATAGCAACTGTAAGGTTTGCTATGAATCTTCGATAGAAACATAATCGGGTGGGTGCACTAATCTCTGGCCCCTTAGGGAGTGAATAATAGTGGCACGTAATTATAATGATTTTGAGGATGAAAAGGAATCAAATGGCGGATTTGAGCGTTTTTTGATGTTGATGATTCCTATTATTTTTACCATTGTTCTTCTGGGTGTATTACTTGTACTTTTTAATATGAATATTCGTAATGCATTTTTTGAAGTAGCTAATAAGATCCCAATTGTAGAAAAATGGGTGCCTGATCCTGTTCTAGACCCAGAAACAATAAAGTTAAAAGAGAGTGAAAAAGAAGAAGAAGACAATGATGTCAAGATCAAAGAACTTCAGAACCAATTGAGTGCAAAAGAAGCAGAATTGCAACAAGTTAATGAGGGGAAAGTGGAACAAGAAGCCCAATTGGAAAATCTGCAATCACAAATTGAAGTTCTAGAGCAGGAGAGTGTCGATAAAGCGACACAAGAAATTGCAGATGAATATCAAAAACAAATTGATAATCTCGCTAAGATGTACGCTGATATGAGTCCAAGTAAAGCGGCTCCGATTCTACAGAATATGACCTCGGAAGAAATGGTATTATTGTTCTCTTCAATGAAGAATGACAATAGAATTGCTATTCTTGAAAAAATGGATTCTAAGGTTGCAGCAGAAGTTACGATGATGATGAAGGATGTCAAACCAGCTACAGATTTGCAGATCGCGGCTTTACAATCGCGATTGAAGCAAAATGATACAACAACAGAAGAGACTTCTACGATCTTGAATAATTCTCAACTGAGTCAGACCTTTGCTAATATGTCAGCAGATAAAGCAGCGGAACTTCTTTTTCAGACTTATAAGATTAGTCCAGATAAAACTCTAGAAATCTTAAGCTCTGTAACAGATGCCACACGTTCTTCAATTCTTGAGAAAATGTCAACGATAGATGCACCTACAACGGCCATTATCCTTAATAAACTCATGAGTAAATAATTTATTATAAACAAATTGATCCTAGAAGGGAGGTGAAAATAAAATGACGTTAATATTTCAAAACGTGAGTGCTAATAGTGCGGGTACCAGTAAAAGCGGAGCAACAACTGGTAATGCTTCAACTGAATCAGTCACAACAGCTGTGGTTGAAGGAGGAGCGCCGGTAGGGAGTCTATCATTCTCTCAACTTTTAGGTGAAGGAGCAACTTCTAAAACAGTTCTTTCTACAACTGATGTAACTTCACTGTTGGAAGGACTTCTTCAGAATGCTTCTTTACAGGAATCTACTACAACAACAGAAGCAGATGTTCTTAATCTAATTCTAGAAGGATTAAATGAACAAATTACAGAACTAGATGAGCTGATTGAAGAAGATTCGTCTTTGATGTTGACTCTGCAAAACTGGCTGCAGCAAGTGAATGAATTGTTAAGTGCTGATCAAATGGAAACGGAAAGTGTTGAATCAGACCCGAATATGGTTGTTTCAAACACTCTTGCAGATGATTCAGCAACCATAAGATTTGCCGTCCAAGATGCTGTTACCCAATTGATATCTTCTTTACAAAATAAAGTTGATACAAATAACATGAATTCACAAGCAGTTCATTTGTTAGCATCTGTTCAAAATCTTTTACAACAAGTTGGTTCTACTAAGTCACAATCATCAACTGTACCTGTTGGAGAGCAAGCAGCGAATAATACTGCTATGTTAGCAGCCACTGTGAGTGAATTTGATCAAGTGGATAGTTTAACTGTTACGAGTCGTAAGGATTTGTTAAATCAGTTGAATGTAAACCAAACATCAGCTTCTATGAAAGTGGAACAGCTAATTCGATCGTTACAGAGTACATCACAGGGTAGTGTGGTACCTCAGAATATTGAAGATACTGCTACTGTTGTTTCAACAGCTATTGAGGAGAATGTTGCTGAGACAAGTGAACTTACGCCAGAGCAAGGAATATTAACAGCGGGTGAACTTGCGATGAGAGATGGAATTAAGGCTTCGAAACCGGTAACTACACCTGTTCCTGTTCAACAGTTCTCCAAAGAAGTAACAGATTTAGTTGTAAGCAAACTGGATATTGTGAAGCTGAACGGGTTGACAGAAGCGAAAATATCTCTTTATCCTGAGCATTTAGGTCAAGTTGATATTAAAATAACGATGCAAAACGGTCAATTGATCGCAACATTTATGACTGAACATGCAGGAGCTAAGGATCTATTGGAGCAACAGATGTCTCAACTTCGAACTTCACTACAATCTCAAGGATTACAAGTTGAAAAACTTGAGGTGACTCAGAACCAATCTCTTCAATCTCATATGTATCAAGAAGAGCGTCGTCAATCTAATCAACAACAATCTAATCGCAGATCTAAAGAACGCGATGCACAATCTGACGATGCATTACTAGTTGCAAATCTTTCTGAAGAATTAAATGATTGGTTATCAGAACAGGTTAATGGTGAACAAGGAAATAGCTTTACAGCAGAAGCATAAAGAATGGAGGTGGAATTATGGCATCAGACATTATATCAACAAGTAATATTTGGCCAAATTATTCAGCGAGTAACGTAAAGGCTGCTAGCACAAAGGATACGACGACGATGGGTAAAGATCAGTTCTTAAAGATCATGATTACTCAACTTCAAAATCAAGATCCTATGCAACCACTAGAAGATAAAGAATTTATTGCACAGATGGCACAGTTTACTTCCGTAGAGCAACTAATGAATATATCGACTCAATTAACCAGTATGAGTCAGTCATTAGGAAATGTCTCGGGAATTATTGGTAAAGAAATAAGTTGGATCGATTCATCAGAAGGTAGCTCGTCAGAACTATTAACAGGTATTGTGGATTCTATAGTGATTAAAGATAGTATTCAATATGCAACAGTGGGTGATTCGGCTATCCCCTTAGATTTAATTCTTAAAATTGGGACTCCGGAAGAAATAATAAACCCTGCTGAGTTGGCATCGGAATCAAATGAGGACTTGTTATGAGTGAAAGATTAACTATTGGGCAGATGTTTACTACCCCAATATATCCCACCTCTTCATCAAGAAATATTCGTAATTCTCAAGGGACTGAGAATATTACCTCATTTGAACAACTGTTACAAGACAACATGCTTAAGTTTAGTAATCATGCGGTTAAACGGTTGGAGCAAAGAGGTATTGAAATCCCAGAAGAACAATTGACACGAATATCAGATGCGGTAGACCAGGCAGCTGCAAAAGGTAGTAGGGAATCACTTATATTGTTGAATGATATGGCATTGATTGTTAATGTGAAGAATCGTATGGTTGTTACTGCGATGGATGGTGATTCTATGAAAGATAATGTGTTCACAAAAATTGATAGTGCTGTAATTATTTCATAATTGGCTGGCCCGAAATGGAAGCCAAGGGCTGTTGATCGATTGATACAGTCCGATGTAATTAACGAGGAGGAATTATTGAATGTTAAGATCTATGTATTCAGGAGTTTCAGGCATGAAAGGTTTCCAAACAAAATTGGATGTTATTGGTAACAATATCGCCAATGTAAATACAACTGGATTTAAATCTAGTCGCGTAATGTTTAAAGATGTCATGAGTCAAACCATGTCAGGTGTTACACCACCTACTGATGGTGCACAAGGCGGCGTGAATGCTAAGCAGGTTGGACTAGGTGTTTCGATTGGGTCCATTGATACTATTCATTTAGCAGGTAGTGCTATGACCACTAACATTCCAACAGATTTACGAATTGATGGTGATGGGTTTTTCGTAGTAAGCATGACTGGTGAAGAAGATAATGCCTTTTTGACACGTGCAGGTGATTTTCATATTGACGCTGCTCGTAATCTAGTAACATCAGATGGAATGTTTGTAATGGGTACAGATGGTGTTATTACATTGGATGATGAAGTGACTTCTTTCTCCATAGCACAAGATGGTTCTGTCCTGGCGACAGTTGAAGGGGCTACAGAAGTAATAGCTCAGCTTGGTGTTGTTAAGGTCGTCAACCCTGAAGGTCTTGAAAAAGTCGGAGGTAACTTATACCGAATGACCTTAAATGCTAACCCAGAGGGTGAGTTTGAGATAGGAACAGCAAATGATGCTGAAGCAGGTACGGGATCAATTATTGCAGGACAATTAGAAATGTCAAATGTTGACCTTACTGGTGAATTCACCGAAATGATCGTTGCCCAACGTGGATTCCAAGCTAACTCTCGTATTATTACAACATCAGATGAGATTTTACAAGAAGTAGTTAATCTGAAGCGTTAATGATATAGCGGGAGGGGAGAGATAATATCTCTTCTCCCGAATTTACATAGGAGGCGTGTAATGATCTCACTTACAAGAATTAATGGATCACCAATGTGGTTAAATGCTCTTCTAATTGAAATGGTCGAAGAAACACCGGATACCTACATTACGTTAGTAACCGGCAAAAGAATAATTGTACTTGAAAAGGCTGCGGATGTGATCTCCCAAGTCAAAAAGTATAGTCAAGAGATTGGCATGAATAATGCAACTATTAAAGTGCAACATACGGAGGAAACCTCATGAAAAAGATGATGCCTTGGATTATCACAATTCTATTAGCTATAACCCTAATTGTTCTTGCTGCTTTCTTATTAATGGATAATTTCCTTGGTAACGATAAAGATGATGTGTCCGCAGCAGTGAATTCTGTTGAAACCAAAAGATTAACAGCAGATCAAATAGTAGAATTAACTTCTGAGATTGTAGACATTAAGACCAATCTAGCAGCTCCTGAATATATCGTATTGATGAATTTTGCGTTTCAATTGGATAGTAATACCTCAAAAGTAGAATTCGACAAGATCAAAGAAATCAAAATTAAGCCAATTATCCTTAAGACTCTTGCGGATACGAAACCTGAAGATTTACAAGGTGCGAATGGTAAAGATCAATTAAGCGCAAAATTGATCAATTTGATTAATAAAACCTTAACTGAGGGACAATTGACCCAAATCGAGATCACGAATTTCATTTTAACAACACTTTAATTGAAATATGGAACAATTTTGTAAGGGGGTGAAATAATTGGTAGATGTAATGTCACAAAACGAGATTGACGCCCTACTCGCTGCACTATCTTCTGGAGAAATGGATGCGGAAGAACTCAAAAAAGAAGATACTCAGAAGAAAGTTCGTTCTTATGATTTTAAGAGAGCTGTACGTTTTTCTAAAGATCATATTCGAAGCCTAACTCGTATCCATGAAAATTTTGCCAGGTATCTTACAACATATTTTTCAGCACAGTTAAGAACTTTTGTGCAGATCAGTGTCGTTCAGGTAGAACAACTTCCATATGATGAATTCATTCGCTCTATACCAAAAATGACGATTCTTAATATTTTTGAGGCAGAACCACTAAAAGGTAGAATGGTTATGGAAGTACATCCAAATGTAGCGTATGCTATGTTAGATCGATTGCTTGGTGGCGTAGGGAACGCACCTTCCAAGATAAATTCTCTTACTGAGATAGAAACAACGATTATGGAGCGTATTTTTGGTAGAGCATTCGAAAGTTTACAGGAAGCATGGAAGACTGTAATGGATATTTCACCTCGTTTGGAAGCAATGGAGACGAATCCGCAATTTATGCAGATTGTATCTCCCAATGAAACGATCGCTTTGATTTCATTGAGTACCAAGATTGGTGATACAACAGGGATGATCAACATTTGTATTCCCCATGTTGTACTAGAACCTATAATGTCTAAGTTATCTGCTCACCAATGGTTTGTTTCAGAGAAAAAGAATATTGAGCCACTTCAAGTAGAAGCATTGAAACAAAATGTTAAGCAGGCAAAATTAAAAATTGTTGCTGA
Coding sequences within:
- the fliM gene encoding flagellar motor switch protein FliM, which translates into the protein MVDVMSQNEIDALLAALSSGEMDAEELKKEDTQKKVRSYDFKRAVRFSKDHIRSLTRIHENFARYLTTYFSAQLRTFVQISVVQVEQLPYDEFIRSIPKMTILNIFEAEPLKGRMVMEVHPNVAYAMLDRLLGGVGNAPSKINSLTEIETTIMERIFGRAFESLQEAWKTVMDISPRLEAMETNPQFMQIVSPNETIALISLSTKIGDTTGMINICIPHVVLEPIMSKLSAHQWFVSEKKNIEPLQVEALKQNVKQAKLKIVAELGESKLSISEFLGLAIGDVISLNKPVNTGLSIKVGDKLKYIGSPGTVRDHAAVQIDEIVSEGVEEYDE
- the flgG gene encoding flagellar basal body rod protein FlgG, which translates into the protein MLRSMYSGVSGMKGFQTKLDVIGNNIANVNTTGFKSSRVMFKDVMSQTMSGVTPPTDGAQGGVNAKQVGLGVSIGSIDTIHLAGSAMTTNIPTDLRIDGDGFFVVSMTGEEDNAFLTRAGDFHIDAARNLVTSDGMFVMGTDGVITLDDEVTSFSIAQDGSVLATVEGATEVIAQLGVVKVVNPEGLEKVGGNLYRMTLNANPEGEFEIGTANDAEAGTGSIIAGQLEMSNVDLTGEFTEMIVAQRGFQANSRIITTSDEILQEVVNLKR
- a CDS encoding flagellar basal body-associated FliL family protein encodes the protein MKKMMPWIITILLAITLIVLAAFLLMDNFLGNDKDDVSAAVNSVETKRLTADQIVELTSEIVDIKTNLAAPEYIVLMNFAFQLDSNTSKVEFDKIKEIKIKPIILKTLADTKPEDLQGANGKDQLSAKLINLINKTLTEGQLTQIEITNFILTTL
- a CDS encoding flagellar FlbD family protein, giving the protein MISLTRINGSPMWLNALLIEMVEETPDTYITLVTGKRIIVLEKAADVISQVKKYSQEIGMNNATIKVQHTEETS